In Desulfonatronum sp. SC1, the genomic stretch GGTATGAATGGACCGAATTTTAGCAGTCCGTTGGAAAATTCCCAATTTCTGCGTCGCCGCAAATAGTTCAAACTCTCACGTATCACTAAATACGCTTCGAATTTGCACTTTTTTGCTCCTTGCACTTGGGATTTTTGAACGAACTGCAAGATAAAGACTTTTTTAACACTCAGCTCGATGAATATGGACCAAAGCCGCTTGCCCGGATTGAAGGGCGAGTCGGACGGTGAAGGAGGCTTGTCATGACGACACCAGTTGGAGGCGCGCAGGTGGAAAAGAAGACATTGCTGCACGCCGAGGAAATTCGAAGGACCATGGAACGCTTGGCCTACGAGGTCATCGAGCGCCACGGAGAGGGAACATCCCTGGCTCTGGTGGGCATCCAGCGCCGCGGGGTGGAGCTGGCCAAGCGTTTGAAATCCGTCCTGGAGCAGCGCTTTGGACGGGAAATTCCCTTTGGCAGTCTGGACATCAACCTGTACCGCGACGACTGGACCAATCTGGACGGCCAACCCCAAATTCACAAAACGTGGATTCCTTTTTCCGTGGACGACCGGGAAATCATCCTGGTGGACGATGTCCTGTTCACGGGGCGGACCATTCGCGCGGCCCTGGAAGCCATTTTGGACTACGGACGTCCGAAACGGGTGGAACTGCTGGTCCTGGTGGACCGTGGTCACCGGGAACTGCCCATCCACGCGGATTATGTCGGGAAAAAGGTGAACACCTCCCAGCAGGAACAAGTGGACGTGTTCGTCAGGGAGCAGGATGGAGAGGACGTGGTTTTTCTGAGTGAGATGAAGTGACGAGGCTTCAGGCTCGGAGCGAATGTCGGTCTTCAGAGGAGAGAGTCATGGGCCATATTTTTCGAGCTTTCGTAGGGGTTGTCGGACTGGCGGCCATTTTTTGGGGCGCGACGGGCGCGGCCCTGGCGGCCCAAGCGGAGGAAGGGATCGTTGGAAAAATTCAGCGCCAGTACGAATCCATCCAATCGTTTCAGGCCGAGTTCACCCAGGAACTGACGGTTGCCGCCAGCCGGGAAAGTGAGGAGCGCCGGGGAATCCTGTACTTCCGCCACCCCGGGCTGATCCGCTGGGAAACCATCAGCCCGGAACCGGAACTGCTCATCGTCGGGCCAGAAGTGGTCTGGAACTATTTCGAAGATGAGCACATCGCGTATCGCTATGCGGTGGAGGACGTGCTCGGTTCGGCCACGGTACTAAAGATTCTCTCCGGGCAGGCCCGGCTGGACGAGGATTTTCTGACCGAGGTGGACCTGGCCGAGGATACAGCCGACTTGGTGATCCGTCTCCGGCCAAGGGTTCCCGAGCCAAGCCTGGTGGAGGCGACAATGTGGGTCGACCCGGAAACCTTTTTGCTCCAACAGGTCCTGGCCGTGGATTTCTACGGCAACACCAACAAGATCGCACTCCAAGACCTGCGCCTCGATCCTGACCTGGACCCCGCGCTGTTCAAATTCACGCCGCCGGAAGGAGTTTTGGTGCGGTAGGAGCGGACTTGTGTGTCCGCCCTTGCGGATGGACGATCCCGCTGGCTTGATGGTTTCGTTTGCAACGTTTAGCCGCTTAATCGTGTGAATTTTGTCCATTCGAGACGTCGCCTCAACCCACAAGGGGCGCACACACAGGTGTGCCCCTACGGCACAACGGCACCCATCACGTTCAATCCGGGTGACCGAAACAATGTCAACCATATAATTCGGCACCGTGAACCATACCGTGGCTCGGATTTGCATTTTTCCTCTTGCTGCGGCAAATTCCCATTTTGTCGAACCTTCGGAAACGCTCCTTGATGAGTTTCCCATGCATCACGGTACATCCGCGTTACTCGTTTTTCATCTTCCTTTTCGCCTCCTCTTTCTTGTCCTGGCGGCCTGCCTCGTCCTGCTGGCGGTCTCGCCGGTCGTGGAACGGGCTTGCGCGGTCACTCCGGACGCGGCCGCGAACATGACTCTGGGCGAGTTGGACCAGGCCATCAGCGATGATCCGCGCAACGCCATGCTGTACATCGCCCGGGCTCAGCGGCACATAGCCAACCGATCCTTCCCGCGGGCCATCATGGACTTGGATCAAACCTTGCGCTTGACCCCGGACGATCTCACCGCCTTGGTGCTGCGCGGCGAAGCCTACGCCCGGATGGGCAACTGGGCCAGATCCATGGCGGATCACGAACGGGCGGTCCAGTTGGCCCCGGAGAATGAACGGGCTTTGTTCGGCCTGGCCCGGGCTCGTCTGGAGTCCGGAGACCTCAGCCGTGCCCTGGAGGATCTGAGCCGATTGCTGCGGACCTCGCCGAACCATCTGGAAGGCCGCTTGTACCGGGGCCGGATGTATCTGGAGCGGAACAATCACCAGCAGGCCCTGGTCGATTTCGACGTGGCCGCATCGCAGGCACCGGAGTCCGTCGAAGCCCTTTTCGGGCGAGGAAAGAGCCTGCGGGAACTGGGGCGGCTGGACCCGGCCCTGGCCGATTTGACGCGGGCCATTCACCTGGAGCCCACGGCTCCGGCCTACATGGAGCGAGGACTGACCTACGGCGCTCAGGGTGACCTGCGTTCCGCCCTGGAGGATTTCAACGCCGCCTTGCGTTTGGCCCCTGAGAATGCGCTGATTCACTTTCATCGAGCCTCGCTGTACGCTTTGGCTGCCGATCATCAGCGGGCCGTGGTCGACTTTACCCAGACCCTGAATCTGGACCCCGATCATCTCCAGGCCCTTTTGGGCCGCGGTCTGGCTTATCAAGAACTGGAGAAATTTTCCCAGGCCATCGACGACTACACCCGGGTGATCCGCCTGGACCCGGACAATTACGGGGCCCTGAACAACCGCGGAATGGTTTTCCTGCAACTCGGTCAACTGACCCAGGGGTGCGACGATTTACGGGCGGCCTGCGTCTTGGGTCGCTGCACGACCCTGGAGTTCGCCCGCAAGGAAGGCTACTGTCCGTAATGGTTATTCCGATTC encodes the following:
- the pyrR gene encoding bifunctional pyr operon transcriptional regulator/uracil phosphoribosyltransferase PyrR; this encodes MTTPVGGAQVEKKTLLHAEEIRRTMERLAYEVIERHGEGTSLALVGIQRRGVELAKRLKSVLEQRFGREIPFGSLDINLYRDDWTNLDGQPQIHKTWIPFSVDDREIILVDDVLFTGRTIRAALEAILDYGRPKRVELLVLVDRGHRELPIHADYVGKKVNTSQQEQVDVFVREQDGEDVVFLSEMK
- a CDS encoding outer-membrane lipoprotein carrier protein LolA translates to MGHIFRAFVGVVGLAAIFWGATGAALAAQAEEGIVGKIQRQYESIQSFQAEFTQELTVAASRESEERRGILYFRHPGLIRWETISPEPELLIVGPEVVWNYFEDEHIAYRYAVEDVLGSATVLKILSGQARLDEDFLTEVDLAEDTADLVIRLRPRVPEPSLVEATMWVDPETFLLQQVLAVDFYGNTNKIALQDLRLDPDLDPALFKFTPPEGVLVR
- a CDS encoding lipopolysaccharide assembly protein LapB, whose protein sequence is MHHGTSALLVFHLPFRLLFLVLAACLVLLAVSPVVERACAVTPDAAANMTLGELDQAISDDPRNAMLYIARAQRHIANRSFPRAIMDLDQTLRLTPDDLTALVLRGEAYARMGNWARSMADHERAVQLAPENERALFGLARARLESGDLSRALEDLSRLLRTSPNHLEGRLYRGRMYLERNNHQQALVDFDVAASQAPESVEALFGRGKSLRELGRLDPALADLTRAIHLEPTAPAYMERGLTYGAQGDLRSALEDFNAALRLAPENALIHFHRASLYALAADHQRAVVDFTQTLNLDPDHLQALLGRGLAYQELEKFSQAIDDYTRVIRLDPDNYGALNNRGMVFLQLGQLTQGCDDLRAACVLGRCTTLEFARKEGYCP